One genomic region from Eptesicus fuscus isolate TK198812 chromosome 4, DD_ASM_mEF_20220401, whole genome shotgun sequence encodes:
- the PALB2 gene encoding partner and localizer of BRCA2 isoform X6, with protein sequence MEEPPGKPLSFEEKEKLKEKLAFLKREYSKTLARLQRAQRAEKVKNFIKKTVKEQDYLLQPEVSPQLNHSEPKTKVSSYDALQINARLNEGTGDVEPESSNAGHGPVEGLHIQRTDDIQEHFAYSVSDPDGEKRQSKQPGRRKKQQKRTFISQERESSFDTDLLILSRKNLKEQEEINRENPETPVPKIRTNFPSQSDLPDSQAPITETNEGSVLIPPNAKPPSSVDALLGGNHFPRMSPPPLHTPSDSSSGQHLQHKPSKRNCDLIAHGLKNISPTSPVNLEAQDKKMTVFTGNPEVNKTISPSGQLPRNPDLEADNAYSVNEFACNLSANENQNLKEQNHTEKASVPPSSALEGRNEHFQENEVLSQCKSLGPEIISPVSAENQAHSCTMLEGLFPAEYYVRTARHMSNCQRKVALEAVIQSHLGVKKKGVKNKKEATKNLKFSNEETNQEEFRVCDRYTEKASSRSPFQRLLSLTEVSSPTGHTTDDFSRTSVTQSSGRRPSGKRKSVRTPTLHRHELLLPTSGTSAVNRSKDKDQNEKAVIHGKREVQGKEGHCQKEDSFSINNAYLALGGNASSAPSRKNEMPSLKQLSSFLKITDFQLPDEDFGSLKLEKLKFCSEKLIEPFRSNVYGERHLKEGNYLVLEELTPKQIHMEMEDLGEELIVLPGKAPSEMPKQKSQPGHKGLSSSTLLFTPVNAVTPDSNGRPTADVCSPAFPVLGTTPALGSPTRSDKVSAEVVELTCSSPQLSPGEAGDSKQGHSCTSQPKLDGSLCVTGRKGQPDCAYDSGPRATPFPTESCPSKENPLCGSTCLDSWKHSIEQTELADVPACDSLNPGNLQLVSKLKNHSGSCSVDVSAVWWEIAGVKEPCIVTACEYAVSLWKLLDTGQWEKMYSWHFAEVPVLQIVPVPDVCNLVCVALGNLEIREIRALLCSSDGGCEKQVLLRTGNIHAVLGLTQRRLVSSSRTLCDQQVEVMTFAEGGSEEKQFLMPPEETVLTFAEVQGTQEALLGTTIMNNIVIWNLKTGQLLKKMHIGDSYQASVCHKAYSEMGLLFVVLSHPCAKEKEPSGSPVFQLIAINPKTALSVGVMLYCLPQGQAGRFLEGDVKDNFAAAVLTSGTIAIWDLLLGHCTALLPPISDQNWSFVKWSGTDSHLLAGQKDGNIFVYLIS encoded by the exons ATGGAAGAACCTCCTGGGAAGCCCCTCAGTtttgaggagaaggaaaag ttgAAGGAAAAATTAGCATTCTTAAAAAGAGAATATAGCAAGACTCTGGCCCGTCTTCAG CGGGCCCAAAGAGCTGAAAAGGTTAagaattttattaagaaaacagtGAAAGAACAAGATTATTTGCTCCAGCCAGAAGTTTCACCGCAGCTAAACCACTCAG AACCTAAAACTAAAGTATCTTCTTATGATGCATTACAAATCAACGCCCGTCTCAATGAAGGAACTGGAGACGTTGAGCCTGAGTCCTCCAATGCTGGCCATGGCCCAGTGGAAGGATTACACATTCAGAGAACAGATGATATACAAGAGCATTTTGCCTACAGTGTCAGTGACCCTGATGGTGAGAAAAGGCAGAGTAAGCAGCcagggagaagaaagaagcaacagaagagaacatttatttcacAGGAGAGGGAATCTTCCTTTGACACTGATCTACTTATCCTGTCTAGAAAAAATCTAAAGGAACAAGaagaaatcaatagagaaaatccTGAGACACCTGTACCTAAAATAAGAACTAACTTTCCAAGTCAGTCTGACCTTCCAGATTCTCAAGCACCAATTACAGAAACTAATGAAGGGAGTGTATTAATTCCACCAAATGCCAAACCACCAAGCAGTGTGGATGCTCTTTTAGGAGGGAATCATTTCCCCAGGATGTCCCCACCTCCTTTGCATACTCCATCAGACAGCAGTAGTGGTCAGCACCTTCAACATAAGCCTTCTAAAAGGAACTGTGACCTTATTGCTCATGGCTTAAAAAACATTAGCCCTACCTCACCTGTAAACTTAGAGGCACAGGACAAAAAAATGACTGTCTTTACAGGTAACCctgaagtaaataaaactataagTCCAAGTGGCCAGCTGCCTAGAAATCCTGACTTAGAGGCTGATAATGCATATTCTGTAAATGAATTTGCTTGTAACTTATCagcaaatgaaaaccaaaacttaaaagaacaaaatcacACAGAGAAGGCTTCAGTACCTCCCAGTAGTGCTCTTGAAGGTAGAAATGAACATTTTCAGGAAAATGAGGTTCTGAGTCAGTGTAAAAGTCTTGGCCCAGAAATAATCTCTCCTGTTTCTGCAGAAAATCAAGCACATTCTTGCACCATGCTCGAAGGCCTTTTTCCTGCAGAGTATTATGTCAGAACAGCACGACATATGTCAAATTGCCAGAGGAAAGTAGCCCTGGAGGCTGTAATTCAGAGTCACTTGGGTGTCAAAAAGAaaggtgttaaaaataaaaaggaagctactaaaaatttaaaattttccaatgaAGAAACTAACCAAGAGGAATTTAGGGTGTGTGACAGGTATACAGAAAAAGCAAGTTCCAGAAGTCCTTTTCAGAGACTTCTCTCACTAACTGAAGTCAGCTCTCCCACGGGGCACACCACGGATGATTTTTCTAGGACATCGGTTACCCAGTCCTCTGGTAGAAGACCCAGCGGGAAAAGGAAGTCAGTCCGCACCCCTACATTACATCGTCATGaactacttttgcccacttcTGGCACATCAGCTGTTAATAGGTCCAAGGACAAAGATCAGAATGAAAAAGCAGTTATTCATGGTAAGAGGGAAGTTCAAG GGAAGGAAGGTCACTGCCAAAAAGAGGACTCCTTTTCCATTAATAATGCTTATTTAGCTTTGGGTGGTAATGCTTCCAGTGCTCCGTCTCGTAAGAATGAAATGCCAAGTTTAAAGCAACTGTCGTCTTTTCTCAAAATCACAGACTTTCAGTTACCTGATGAAGACTTTGGGTCTCTTAAGCTTGAAAAACTGAAGTTCTGCTCAGAAAAGCTGATTGAGCCTTTCAGGTCAAACGTGTATGGAGAGAGGCATCTGAAAGAGGGAAATTACCTTGTTTTGGAGGAACTGACTCCTAAGCAAATCCACATGGAAATGGAGGACTTGGGAGAGGAACTGATTGTTCTACCAGGAAAAGCACCCTCTGAAATGCCAAAGCAAAAAAGCCAGCCTGGGCATAAGGGCCTTTCCTCGTCCACATTACTCTTCACTCCGGTAAATGCTGTTACACCCGATAGTAATGGCCGACCGACCGCAGATGTGTGCTCCCCCGCTTTCCCCGTCTTGGGCACTACTCCAGCGCTTGGCTCCCCAACACGCTCTGACAAAGTGTCTGCAGAGGTCGTTGAGCTAACTTGCTCTTCACCCCAGCTTTCTCCTGGGGAAGCTGGTGATAGTAAGCAAGGCCACAGTTGCACCAGCCAACCGAAATTAGATGGCAGCCTGTGTGTgacaggaaggaagggacagCCTGACTGTGCCTACGATTCTGGCCCCCGAGCAACACCTTTCCCCACTGAGTCATGCCCTTCCAAAGAAAATCCGCTCTGTGGAAGCACATGCCTTGACTCATGGAAACATTCCATCGAACAG ACTGAATTAGCAGACGTTCCTGCTTGTGACAGCTTAAACCCAGGCAACCTACAATTGGTTTCAAAGTTAAAG AATCATTCAGGTTCCTGCTCCGTGGATGTGAGTGCCGTGTGGTGGGAAATAGCTGGTGTCAAAGAGCCGTGTATCGTAACTGCTTGTGAATATGCAGTTTCTCTTTGGAAACTTCTGGATACTGGGCAGTGGGAAAAAATGTATTCCTGGCACTTTGCAGAG GTTCCAGTGTTACAGATAGTTCCCGTGCCTGATGTGTGTAATCTTGTGTGTGTGGCCTTGGGGAATTTGGAAATCAGAGAAATCAG GGCGTTACTTTGTTCCTCTGATGGTGGATGTGAAAAGCAGGTGCTCCTGAGGACTGGAAATATACACGCTGTGCTTGGCCTGACACAGAGGAGGCTAGTCAGCAGCAGCAGGACCCTCTGTGATCAGCAAGTGGAGGTCATGACATTTGCAGAAGGAGG AAGTGAAGAAAAACAGTTTTTGATGCCTCCTGAAGAGACTGTACTAACTTTTGCTGAGGTTCAAGGGACGCAGGAAGCTCTGCTTGGTAccactataatgaacaacattgtTATTTG GAATTTAAAAACTGGTCAGCTCCTGAAAAAGATGCACATTGGTGACTCCTACCAAGCCTCCGTCTGTCACAAAGCCTATTCTGAAATG GGACTCCTTTTTGTTGTTCTGAGTCATCCTTGTGCCAAAGAGAAGGAGCCGTCGGGAAGCCCCGTGTTCCAGCTCATTGCGATCAACCCCAAGACGGCCCTGAGCGTGGGTGTGATGCTCTACTGTCTTCCTCAAGGGCAGGCTGGGAG
- the PALB2 gene encoding partner and localizer of BRCA2 isoform X1 codes for MEEPPGKPLSFEEKEKRAQRAEKVKNFIKKTVKEQDYLLQPEVSPQLNHSEPKTKVSSYDALQINARLNEGTGDVEPESSNAGHGPVEGLHIQRTDDIQEHFAYSVSDPDGEKRQSKQPGRRKKQQKRTFISQERESSFDTDLLILSRKNLKEQEEINRENPETPVPKIRTNFPSQSDLPDSQAPITETNEGSVLIPPNAKPPSSVDALLGGNHFPRMSPPPLHTPSDSSSGQHLQHKPSKRNCDLIAHGLKNISPTSPVNLEAQDKKMTVFTGNPEVNKTISPSGQLPRNPDLEADNAYSVNEFACNLSANENQNLKEQNHTEKASVPPSSALEGRNEHFQENEVLSQCKSLGPEIISPVSAENQAHSCTMLEGLFPAEYYVRTARHMSNCQRKVALEAVIQSHLGVKKKGVKNKKEATKNLKFSNEETNQEEFRVCDRYTEKASSRSPFQRLLSLTEVSSPTGHTTDDFSRTSVTQSSGRRPSGKRKSVRTPTLHRHELLLPTSGTSAVNRSKDKDQNEKAVIHGKREVQGKEGHCQKEDSFSINNAYLALGGNASSAPSRKNEMPSLKQLSSFLKITDFQLPDEDFGSLKLEKLKFCSEKLIEPFRSNVYGERHLKEGNYLVLEELTPKQIHMEMEDLGEELIVLPGKAPSEMPKQKSQPGHKGLSSSTLLFTPVNAVTPDSNGRPTADVCSPAFPVLGTTPALGSPTRSDKVSAEVVELTCSSPQLSPGEAGDSKQGHSCTSQPKLDGSLCVTGRKGQPDCAYDSGPRATPFPTESCPSKENPLCGSTCLDSWKHSIEQTELADVPACDSLNPGNLQLVSKLKNHSGSCSVDVSAVWWEIAGVKEPCIVTACEYAVSLWKLLDTGQWEKMYSWHFAEVPVLQIVPVPDVCNLVCVALGNLEIREIRALLCSSDGGCEKQVLLRTGNIHAVLGLTQRRLVSSSRTLCDQQVEVMTFAEGGSEEKQFLMPPEETVLTFAEVQGTQEALLGTTIMNNIVIWNLKTGQLLKKMHIGDSYQASVCHKAYSEMGLLFVVLSHPCAKEKEPSGSPVFQLIAINPKTALSVGVMLYCLPQGQAGRFLEGDVKDNFAAAVLTSGTIAIWDLLLGHCTALLPPISDQNWSFVKWSGTDSHLLAGQKDGNIFVYLIS; via the exons ATGGAAGAACCTCCTGGGAAGCCCCTCAGTtttgaggagaaggaaaag CGGGCCCAAAGAGCTGAAAAGGTTAagaattttattaagaaaacagtGAAAGAACAAGATTATTTGCTCCAGCCAGAAGTTTCACCGCAGCTAAACCACTCAG AACCTAAAACTAAAGTATCTTCTTATGATGCATTACAAATCAACGCCCGTCTCAATGAAGGAACTGGAGACGTTGAGCCTGAGTCCTCCAATGCTGGCCATGGCCCAGTGGAAGGATTACACATTCAGAGAACAGATGATATACAAGAGCATTTTGCCTACAGTGTCAGTGACCCTGATGGTGAGAAAAGGCAGAGTAAGCAGCcagggagaagaaagaagcaacagaagagaacatttatttcacAGGAGAGGGAATCTTCCTTTGACACTGATCTACTTATCCTGTCTAGAAAAAATCTAAAGGAACAAGaagaaatcaatagagaaaatccTGAGACACCTGTACCTAAAATAAGAACTAACTTTCCAAGTCAGTCTGACCTTCCAGATTCTCAAGCACCAATTACAGAAACTAATGAAGGGAGTGTATTAATTCCACCAAATGCCAAACCACCAAGCAGTGTGGATGCTCTTTTAGGAGGGAATCATTTCCCCAGGATGTCCCCACCTCCTTTGCATACTCCATCAGACAGCAGTAGTGGTCAGCACCTTCAACATAAGCCTTCTAAAAGGAACTGTGACCTTATTGCTCATGGCTTAAAAAACATTAGCCCTACCTCACCTGTAAACTTAGAGGCACAGGACAAAAAAATGACTGTCTTTACAGGTAACCctgaagtaaataaaactataagTCCAAGTGGCCAGCTGCCTAGAAATCCTGACTTAGAGGCTGATAATGCATATTCTGTAAATGAATTTGCTTGTAACTTATCagcaaatgaaaaccaaaacttaaaagaacaaaatcacACAGAGAAGGCTTCAGTACCTCCCAGTAGTGCTCTTGAAGGTAGAAATGAACATTTTCAGGAAAATGAGGTTCTGAGTCAGTGTAAAAGTCTTGGCCCAGAAATAATCTCTCCTGTTTCTGCAGAAAATCAAGCACATTCTTGCACCATGCTCGAAGGCCTTTTTCCTGCAGAGTATTATGTCAGAACAGCACGACATATGTCAAATTGCCAGAGGAAAGTAGCCCTGGAGGCTGTAATTCAGAGTCACTTGGGTGTCAAAAAGAaaggtgttaaaaataaaaaggaagctactaaaaatttaaaattttccaatgaAGAAACTAACCAAGAGGAATTTAGGGTGTGTGACAGGTATACAGAAAAAGCAAGTTCCAGAAGTCCTTTTCAGAGACTTCTCTCACTAACTGAAGTCAGCTCTCCCACGGGGCACACCACGGATGATTTTTCTAGGACATCGGTTACCCAGTCCTCTGGTAGAAGACCCAGCGGGAAAAGGAAGTCAGTCCGCACCCCTACATTACATCGTCATGaactacttttgcccacttcTGGCACATCAGCTGTTAATAGGTCCAAGGACAAAGATCAGAATGAAAAAGCAGTTATTCATGGTAAGAGGGAAGTTCAAG GGAAGGAAGGTCACTGCCAAAAAGAGGACTCCTTTTCCATTAATAATGCTTATTTAGCTTTGGGTGGTAATGCTTCCAGTGCTCCGTCTCGTAAGAATGAAATGCCAAGTTTAAAGCAACTGTCGTCTTTTCTCAAAATCACAGACTTTCAGTTACCTGATGAAGACTTTGGGTCTCTTAAGCTTGAAAAACTGAAGTTCTGCTCAGAAAAGCTGATTGAGCCTTTCAGGTCAAACGTGTATGGAGAGAGGCATCTGAAAGAGGGAAATTACCTTGTTTTGGAGGAACTGACTCCTAAGCAAATCCACATGGAAATGGAGGACTTGGGAGAGGAACTGATTGTTCTACCAGGAAAAGCACCCTCTGAAATGCCAAAGCAAAAAAGCCAGCCTGGGCATAAGGGCCTTTCCTCGTCCACATTACTCTTCACTCCGGTAAATGCTGTTACACCCGATAGTAATGGCCGACCGACCGCAGATGTGTGCTCCCCCGCTTTCCCCGTCTTGGGCACTACTCCAGCGCTTGGCTCCCCAACACGCTCTGACAAAGTGTCTGCAGAGGTCGTTGAGCTAACTTGCTCTTCACCCCAGCTTTCTCCTGGGGAAGCTGGTGATAGTAAGCAAGGCCACAGTTGCACCAGCCAACCGAAATTAGATGGCAGCCTGTGTGTgacaggaaggaagggacagCCTGACTGTGCCTACGATTCTGGCCCCCGAGCAACACCTTTCCCCACTGAGTCATGCCCTTCCAAAGAAAATCCGCTCTGTGGAAGCACATGCCTTGACTCATGGAAACATTCCATCGAACAG ACTGAATTAGCAGACGTTCCTGCTTGTGACAGCTTAAACCCAGGCAACCTACAATTGGTTTCAAAGTTAAAG AATCATTCAGGTTCCTGCTCCGTGGATGTGAGTGCCGTGTGGTGGGAAATAGCTGGTGTCAAAGAGCCGTGTATCGTAACTGCTTGTGAATATGCAGTTTCTCTTTGGAAACTTCTGGATACTGGGCAGTGGGAAAAAATGTATTCCTGGCACTTTGCAGAG GTTCCAGTGTTACAGATAGTTCCCGTGCCTGATGTGTGTAATCTTGTGTGTGTGGCCTTGGGGAATTTGGAAATCAGAGAAATCAG GGCGTTACTTTGTTCCTCTGATGGTGGATGTGAAAAGCAGGTGCTCCTGAGGACTGGAAATATACACGCTGTGCTTGGCCTGACACAGAGGAGGCTAGTCAGCAGCAGCAGGACCCTCTGTGATCAGCAAGTGGAGGTCATGACATTTGCAGAAGGAGG AAGTGAAGAAAAACAGTTTTTGATGCCTCCTGAAGAGACTGTACTAACTTTTGCTGAGGTTCAAGGGACGCAGGAAGCTCTGCTTGGTAccactataatgaacaacattgtTATTTG GAATTTAAAAACTGGTCAGCTCCTGAAAAAGATGCACATTGGTGACTCCTACCAAGCCTCCGTCTGTCACAAAGCCTATTCTGAAATG GGACTCCTTTTTGTTGTTCTGAGTCATCCTTGTGCCAAAGAGAAGGAGCCGTCGGGAAGCCCCGTGTTCCAGCTCATTGCGATCAACCCCAAGACGGCCCTGAGCGTGGGTGTGATGCTCTACTGTCTTCCTCAAGGGCAGGCTGGGAG
- the PALB2 gene encoding partner and localizer of BRCA2 isoform X2, whose product MEEPPGKPLSFEEKEKLKEKLAFLKREYSKTLARLQRAQRAEKVKNFIKKTVKEQDYLLQPEVSPQLNHSEPKTKVSSYDALQINARLNEGTGDVEPESSNAGHGPVEGLHIQRTDDIQEHFAYSVSDPDGEKRQSKQPGRRKKQQKRTFISQERESSFDTDLLILSRKNLKEQEEINRENPETPVPKIRTNFPSQSDLPDSQAPITETNEGSVLIPPNAKPPSSVDALLGGNHFPRMSPPPLHTPSDSSSGQHLQHKPSKRNCDLIAHGLKNISPTSPVNLEAQDKKMTVFTGNPEVNKTISPSGQLPRNPDLEADNAYSVNEFACNLSANENQNLKEQNHTEKASVPPSSALEGRNEHFQENEVLSQCKSLGPEIISPVSAENQAHSCTMLEGLFPAEYYVRTARHMSNCQRKVALEAVIQSHLGVKKKGVKNKKEATKNLKFSNEETNQEEFRVCDRYTEKASSRSPFQRLLSLTEVSSPTGHTTDDFSRTSVTQSSGRRPSGKRKSVRTPTLHRHELLLPTSGTSAVNRSKDKDQNEKAVIHGKREVQGKEGHCQKEDSFSINNAYLALGGNASSAPSRKNEMPSLKQLSSFLKITDFQLPDEDFGSLKLEKLKFCSEKLIEPFRSNVYGERHLKEGNYLVLEELTPKQIHMEMEDLGEELIVLPGKAPSEMPKQKSQPGHKGLSSSTLLFTPVNAVTPDSNGRPTADVCSPAFPVLGTTPALGSPTRSDKVSAEVVELTCSSPQLSPGEAGDSKQGHSCTSQPKLDGSLCVTGRKGQPDCAYDSGPRATPFPTESCPSKENPLCGSTCLDSWKHSIEQNHSGSCSVDVSAVWWEIAGVKEPCIVTACEYAVSLWKLLDTGQWEKMYSWHFAEVPVLQIVPVPDVCNLVCVALGNLEIREIRALLCSSDGGCEKQVLLRTGNIHAVLGLTQRRLVSSSRTLCDQQVEVMTFAEGGSEEKQFLMPPEETVLTFAEVQGTQEALLGTTIMNNIVIWNLKTGQLLKKMHIGDSYQASVCHKAYSEMGLLFVVLSHPCAKEKEPSGSPVFQLIAINPKTALSVGVMLYCLPQGQAGRFLEGDVKDNFAAAVLTSGTIAIWDLLLGHCTALLPPISDQNWSFVKWSGTDSHLLAGQKDGNIFVYLIS is encoded by the exons ATGGAAGAACCTCCTGGGAAGCCCCTCAGTtttgaggagaaggaaaag ttgAAGGAAAAATTAGCATTCTTAAAAAGAGAATATAGCAAGACTCTGGCCCGTCTTCAG CGGGCCCAAAGAGCTGAAAAGGTTAagaattttattaagaaaacagtGAAAGAACAAGATTATTTGCTCCAGCCAGAAGTTTCACCGCAGCTAAACCACTCAG AACCTAAAACTAAAGTATCTTCTTATGATGCATTACAAATCAACGCCCGTCTCAATGAAGGAACTGGAGACGTTGAGCCTGAGTCCTCCAATGCTGGCCATGGCCCAGTGGAAGGATTACACATTCAGAGAACAGATGATATACAAGAGCATTTTGCCTACAGTGTCAGTGACCCTGATGGTGAGAAAAGGCAGAGTAAGCAGCcagggagaagaaagaagcaacagaagagaacatttatttcacAGGAGAGGGAATCTTCCTTTGACACTGATCTACTTATCCTGTCTAGAAAAAATCTAAAGGAACAAGaagaaatcaatagagaaaatccTGAGACACCTGTACCTAAAATAAGAACTAACTTTCCAAGTCAGTCTGACCTTCCAGATTCTCAAGCACCAATTACAGAAACTAATGAAGGGAGTGTATTAATTCCACCAAATGCCAAACCACCAAGCAGTGTGGATGCTCTTTTAGGAGGGAATCATTTCCCCAGGATGTCCCCACCTCCTTTGCATACTCCATCAGACAGCAGTAGTGGTCAGCACCTTCAACATAAGCCTTCTAAAAGGAACTGTGACCTTATTGCTCATGGCTTAAAAAACATTAGCCCTACCTCACCTGTAAACTTAGAGGCACAGGACAAAAAAATGACTGTCTTTACAGGTAACCctgaagtaaataaaactataagTCCAAGTGGCCAGCTGCCTAGAAATCCTGACTTAGAGGCTGATAATGCATATTCTGTAAATGAATTTGCTTGTAACTTATCagcaaatgaaaaccaaaacttaaaagaacaaaatcacACAGAGAAGGCTTCAGTACCTCCCAGTAGTGCTCTTGAAGGTAGAAATGAACATTTTCAGGAAAATGAGGTTCTGAGTCAGTGTAAAAGTCTTGGCCCAGAAATAATCTCTCCTGTTTCTGCAGAAAATCAAGCACATTCTTGCACCATGCTCGAAGGCCTTTTTCCTGCAGAGTATTATGTCAGAACAGCACGACATATGTCAAATTGCCAGAGGAAAGTAGCCCTGGAGGCTGTAATTCAGAGTCACTTGGGTGTCAAAAAGAaaggtgttaaaaataaaaaggaagctactaaaaatttaaaattttccaatgaAGAAACTAACCAAGAGGAATTTAGGGTGTGTGACAGGTATACAGAAAAAGCAAGTTCCAGAAGTCCTTTTCAGAGACTTCTCTCACTAACTGAAGTCAGCTCTCCCACGGGGCACACCACGGATGATTTTTCTAGGACATCGGTTACCCAGTCCTCTGGTAGAAGACCCAGCGGGAAAAGGAAGTCAGTCCGCACCCCTACATTACATCGTCATGaactacttttgcccacttcTGGCACATCAGCTGTTAATAGGTCCAAGGACAAAGATCAGAATGAAAAAGCAGTTATTCATGGTAAGAGGGAAGTTCAAG GGAAGGAAGGTCACTGCCAAAAAGAGGACTCCTTTTCCATTAATAATGCTTATTTAGCTTTGGGTGGTAATGCTTCCAGTGCTCCGTCTCGTAAGAATGAAATGCCAAGTTTAAAGCAACTGTCGTCTTTTCTCAAAATCACAGACTTTCAGTTACCTGATGAAGACTTTGGGTCTCTTAAGCTTGAAAAACTGAAGTTCTGCTCAGAAAAGCTGATTGAGCCTTTCAGGTCAAACGTGTATGGAGAGAGGCATCTGAAAGAGGGAAATTACCTTGTTTTGGAGGAACTGACTCCTAAGCAAATCCACATGGAAATGGAGGACTTGGGAGAGGAACTGATTGTTCTACCAGGAAAAGCACCCTCTGAAATGCCAAAGCAAAAAAGCCAGCCTGGGCATAAGGGCCTTTCCTCGTCCACATTACTCTTCACTCCGGTAAATGCTGTTACACCCGATAGTAATGGCCGACCGACCGCAGATGTGTGCTCCCCCGCTTTCCCCGTCTTGGGCACTACTCCAGCGCTTGGCTCCCCAACACGCTCTGACAAAGTGTCTGCAGAGGTCGTTGAGCTAACTTGCTCTTCACCCCAGCTTTCTCCTGGGGAAGCTGGTGATAGTAAGCAAGGCCACAGTTGCACCAGCCAACCGAAATTAGATGGCAGCCTGTGTGTgacaggaaggaagggacagCCTGACTGTGCCTACGATTCTGGCCCCCGAGCAACACCTTTCCCCACTGAGTCATGCCCTTCCAAAGAAAATCCGCTCTGTGGAAGCACATGCCTTGACTCATGGAAACATTCCATCGAACAG AATCATTCAGGTTCCTGCTCCGTGGATGTGAGTGCCGTGTGGTGGGAAATAGCTGGTGTCAAAGAGCCGTGTATCGTAACTGCTTGTGAATATGCAGTTTCTCTTTGGAAACTTCTGGATACTGGGCAGTGGGAAAAAATGTATTCCTGGCACTTTGCAGAG GTTCCAGTGTTACAGATAGTTCCCGTGCCTGATGTGTGTAATCTTGTGTGTGTGGCCTTGGGGAATTTGGAAATCAGAGAAATCAG GGCGTTACTTTGTTCCTCTGATGGTGGATGTGAAAAGCAGGTGCTCCTGAGGACTGGAAATATACACGCTGTGCTTGGCCTGACACAGAGGAGGCTAGTCAGCAGCAGCAGGACCCTCTGTGATCAGCAAGTGGAGGTCATGACATTTGCAGAAGGAGG AAGTGAAGAAAAACAGTTTTTGATGCCTCCTGAAGAGACTGTACTAACTTTTGCTGAGGTTCAAGGGACGCAGGAAGCTCTGCTTGGTAccactataatgaacaacattgtTATTTG GAATTTAAAAACTGGTCAGCTCCTGAAAAAGATGCACATTGGTGACTCCTACCAAGCCTCCGTCTGTCACAAAGCCTATTCTGAAATG GGACTCCTTTTTGTTGTTCTGAGTCATCCTTGTGCCAAAGAGAAGGAGCCGTCGGGAAGCCCCGTGTTCCAGCTCATTGCGATCAACCCCAAGACGGCCCTGAGCGTGGGTGTGATGCTCTACTGTCTTCCTCAAGGGCAGGCTGGGAG